A section of the Pseudorasbora parva isolate DD20220531a chromosome 2, ASM2467924v1, whole genome shotgun sequence genome encodes:
- the LOC137050295 gene encoding small integral membrane protein 36-like: MSFIADDVEIDPVTLNLIILIASYVILLLVFLISCILYDCQGKDPTKEYAPDPLPNANAAPIRLVVMQSSPANARWDQNKMVTSYEPPTAEKKSTLV, from the coding sequence ATGAGCTTCATCGCAGATGATGTCGAGATAGACCCGGTTACCCTCAACCTCATCATACTCATCGCCAGCTACGTCATCCTCCTCCTCGTCTTCCTCATCTCCTGCATCCTCTACGACTGCCAGGGCAAAGACCCCACCAAGGAGTACGCGCCCGACCCCCTGCCCAATGCCAACGCCGCGCCCATCAGGCTCGTGGTCATGCAGAGTTCGCCCGCCAATGCCAGATGGGACCAGAATAAGATGGTGACCAGCTACGAGCCGCCGACCGCCGAGAAAAAGAGTACTTTGGTCTGA